One segment of Caldisalinibacter kiritimatiensis DNA contains the following:
- a CDS encoding DUF1659 domain-containing protein, translated as MPVNAVALNSKLKFQFDGGIDENGKIVTKTKTYSKVKPTATNDDVYAVATSMASMQMLPLVSVRKIEEVELTQE; from the coding sequence ATGCCAGTAAATGCAGTAGCCTTAAATTCAAAACTTAAATTCCAGTTTGACGGAGGTATTGATGAAAACGGTAAAATTGTTACCAAGACAAAGACTTATTCAAAAGTCAAGCCTACAGCAACTAACGATGATGTGTATGCAGTAGCAACATCTATGGCTTCAATGCAGATGTTACCTTTAGTATCAGTAAGAAAAATTGAAGAAGTTGAATTAACACAAGAGTAA